From the Planktothricoides raciborskii GIHE-MW2 genome, the window CAGGGGGTCAAAGGTTCCGGCTAACACCTGTTCGGAGATGACTAATCGTTGGGTGCCACTGAGGTTAATCTGGTCTGTAGCGCGGATGGTGAGGTTGCCGCCGTGTCCACTGCCAAAGGTGGATGCAGAAATAAAGGCGCCATTATTGAGGACAAATTGATTAGCATCAACGGTAATATTGCCGCCGTTTTCACTGCCCAGGGTATTAGACAGAATACTGGAGCCATTGGTCAAAGTGATATTCCCACCCCGGACTGCGATCGCGCCACCACCATTCCCACTGGCATTCACCACGGCATTTTGGGTCAATTGAATATCGCCGAAATTCTCCACTCCCCAATATCCTGGGGCAAAGCCACGATCAGGACCAGATAAACTCACTCTGGCATTACTGCCGACACTACCGAGGTAAATTTGTCCTTGGGGACTGGTCAGTTTTCCCCCATCCAAAAGCAAGCTACCGCCAATTAATGCCAAACTTTGCCCTGGTTGTGTTGCCAGACCGATCGCGTTTCCTTGATTATCTGTCACCTGAGACTGGTTAACAATGGCGCCGGGATTGTCACCAAACTGTAAGCCCACTGGCAGATTAACTGTGAGCAATGGCTGGGCTTGGGGATTGGTAGCACTAAACAAACTACCATCCGCCATCACCAAACTTTCGGCACTACTGGCAAAAAACGAACCGCCAATATTTAACTGAGCATTTGGCCCAAATACAATCCCATTCGGGTTAAGGAAAAATAGATTTGCTGTCCCATTGGCGCGAATTAAGCCATCAATATTAGAAATATTGCCACCAGTGACGCGAGTGAAAATATGGCTAATCTCTGAAGCATGGTTAAAAAATACCTCGCCCCCAGTCGGCAAAGAAAATTCCTGAAAACTATGAAATAGATTAGCCCCGGCAGCGGTTCCCCCGGTAATTGTTTGCAGATTGCCATCCGTATTGACCACGGAATTAATCGGTAAGGTGCGATCGGGAATAATCTGACCTTGGGCAATTGATGGCGCGATCGCATAGCCAAAGCAGTAAGAACACAGAGTGACAGTCCAGGGTATTGGGGATTTACCTAACATATTATTTATTATTTATCATTCGTTATTTTTTTACTGTTATTGGTTATTTGTGATTTTGACTCTGGTCAAATAACCAATAACCAATAACAATCAACCAATGCTTGCCTGTAGTATGCCAAAAAATTTCCTGGCAAAAAAGCCGTAAGACCAAAAAAAGGCCAAAAATATGATCCGTAAACCTCTTGCAAAGAATTGCTAATTCCTGTAATGTTTTGTCATATTACTTCAACTAATTTGCATGATAAAACTGACGCCGAAATCCTAAATCGGGATTTCGCGAGGGGGAGCGATCCCCTATATAGAGTGTTTAAGCTTAAATTTGCTGCTCGATTAAGCAGAATTTTCATCGGAAAAACTATCGGAAAAACTAAAGGGGGTAACGCTAATGTTCAAAACAAACCAAAATCCCAAAATTATGGTGGTTGATTTAGCAGCAGGGGTGAAAGTTCAGACCGCGATCGCCTCTACCAACCAAGCGGCCCTAAGGTCTGGTTTCGCCGGATACCCAGCTAACCCTCGCTGGGGCGCCGTCAAATATCGGGCTTGGAAAACCGGACGAGAATTGCGAGAATCACTCCAAGAAGGCAAGCTGGTAGTGCGATCTTCTGACTCCATGCTCGTCGTAGCCAAATCACCCCAAAATATACCCCAACCAAAGTTTTTTCAACGAGTCAAAGTCGAAGCTGAACTCGCGATCGCTTAGACTTTTGTTAGATGTCATACCTGAAATCAAATCATTCAATTAAACTAGGAAAATTACGGGTTTTTGATGAGAAGAAACCCGTAATTTTCCTAGGCTGAATATTACACCGAATTCACCAATTAACCATCGGCGTTAATTTGCCGAATCAACTCTTCCTTCACCTCTTCCGCTTGGTCATTATCCACTTGGCAAGTTCCCGCATTGGCATGACCACCGCCGCCATATTTCAGCATTAATTTCCCGATATTTGTGTTGGAAGATCGGTTAAAAATTGACTTGCCAACGGCAAACACGGTATTTTGCTGTTTTAATCCCCACATCAGATGGATGGAAATATTGCACTGAGGATATAGCGCATAAATCATAAAGCGGTTTCCCGCATAAATGACCTCCTCATTTCTTAAATCTAAAATTACTAAATTTTTATAAACTTTTGAGCATCTTTTTAATTGTTCTTTAAAAGGCACGGATTGCTCAAAATAAAGTTCTATGCGTTCTTTAACGTCAGGTAGTGATAAAATTTGCTGAATGCTATGATTTTTGCAATATTCGATTAACTCCATCATTAATTGATAGTTAGAAATCCGGAAATTCTTAAATCGACCTAATCCGGTTCGGGCATCCATAATAAAGTTCAAAAGCACCCAATTTTCTGGGTCTAAAACTTCATGTTTTTCAAATTTAGCCGAATCGGATTTATCAACGGCCTCCATCATTTCATCAGAAATACTCGGAAAAGTTTCTTTACCGCCATAATAGTTGTAAACGACTCTGGCCGCTGAAGGGGCATTGGGTTCGATAATGTGATTATCTTGGATTTGTTCGTTTCTAATGGTTTCACTGGCGTGGTGGTCGAAGGCTAAATGGACGCCTTCTAAATAAGGTAAGTTAGTGGTAATATCCCGATCCGTGACTTCAATTTTTCCATCCTGCATATCTTTAGGATGAACAAATTTAATGTCATCAATCATGTCTAGTTCTTTTAAGAGAACCGCACAAACTAGACCATCAAAGTCACTCCGAGTGACTAATCGATATTTTCTGTCATTCGTAGACATAGAAAAACCTCTTGGCTATCAGGCCGAATTTAACTTCTATTGAAACTCATGTATTCTGATATGTCCAGGGCGATCGCGCCAATTCCGATCCGATCGCGACTCAAACCTGCAACAAGATCATGTTGCTCTCTCCTCTCTCCTCTCTCCTCTCTCCTCTCTGTTGAGCAGCCTAGTTAGTTAGAGGGAGTCCCGGAACTCCACCGCCAAATTTGAATCGTGTTATTGTCGCCCCCAGTAGCCAGCATGGTGCCATCAGGACTAAAAGCCACCGCTTGCACCGCATCCACCGTGGGAGAAATTCGGTGCAACAGTTCACCCGATCGCAAATTCCAGAGTTTCAGCCCATCCCGACTAGCACTGGCGAGGGTGTTACCATCAGGAGAGATCGCCAAAGTATGAATCGGGCCAAGATGCTCTCCCAAAGACCTCATTTCCCCAGTATCCATCTGCCACAATTTGATGCCTTGGTCATAACTACCACTGACTAAATATTCGCCATTGGGAGTAAATGCCAGCGCACTAATCGCATCCGTATGTCCTTTAAAACTGCCTTCATGGGGATTTGCACGGGGAACAAAACAGCCCAGAGTCTCGGTGCAGTCTGGTTGGGCATCCCAAAGAGTAATTTCGCCGTTTTTGCCCCCAGTAACTAACAGCCTGCCGCGAGGATCAACCGCCACGGAGTAAATCGGATTCAGCCGTAATAAAGTTTCAATAAATACCTGTTGCTGAAGATTCCAGATTTTCAGCCCATCTAACCCCCCACTAATTAAATTTTGGCCATTGGGAGTAATCGCCAAAGCCATCACATGAGACGAATGGGAAGCAAAAGTGCGGATTAACTGACGTTTTTCCAAATCCCAGAGATTAATCAGGGAGTCTTCCCCCCCACTGACTAAGGTTTTACCATCGGGGGCGATCGCCATTGACAAAACCCTCGCTTGATGTCCTTTCAACTGTCCCCGATGTTTGCCATTTCGCACAGTCCACAAATGAATAATCGGATCATTGCGACCCCCACCACTGATTAACATTTCGCCATTGGGAGTAAACACCAACGACTCAACCGCCGTTTTATGGCGACTTTCCAGAGTTCTGACTAGCTGGATATTCCCCCAAGCCGATTCCTGAGTCAATGTCTGAGGGGGGGAAGCATACAAAGGAAGTTGACCCAAGTAGATGGGGATTAAAGTACAAAACAAAGAAAAAGAAAACAGAATGAGTCTGTTGCGTCCGCTTCTGGTTTTCTTCTTCGGGTGCTGTGTCATTCGTTTGATTGAATATTAGGGCAAATTGTCCGGGCGATGCGGTCAGCACTGGGAAGGTCTTGCCAACCGGACAGCAAGCCTTGGAGTTCGCCGCGTAAGGTTTCTAAGGCTTCGATTTGGTCAGTAATTTCTGCTAACTTTTGCTGCACCAGTTGTTTAACTTCCCCGCAAGGCAACTGACCTTGGTCGTGAATATTTAAAATTGCTTTAATGTCATTCAAGCTTAACCCAAAAGATTGCGATCGCTTAATAAAAGCCAAACGATTGAGCACATGGTGGTCAAACAAACGATAGCCCGTTGCCGAGCGTTTGACCGTTGGTGCGAGTAAGCCAATTTCTTCGTAATAACGAATAGTTTTTACTGGCAAACCACTTTGATTGGCCACTTCGCCAATTTTTAAACGCTTTAAGCGCTCAACATCGGGGATTCTTAACATCGGGGATTAACGTGCAGTTCATTGGTCAATTTTCCAGCTTCCTCACGCCCATCACGAGAAATTACTTGGTTGATTGCTTGGGATTAAACTCGGCGGAAACTAAAAATTGGGTGGATGTTTTTTCTGCGCCATTAACATCGGCATTTGCGGTCGAGAAGAACTCGGTGGCAGATAACGTTCTGGCACTTCTTCTGGGATTTCTTCCGGCTCATTGCGGAGAATTTGCCATAAGCGTAAAAATAGCGCTAACCCGACGAGACTCAAGCCAAAACCAAATAAAGACCCGCTATTTTCCACTCCACCAATCACGGCATCTACCGCCCCCACCGTAACAATAAAACTAGAGAGGGGCTCTTGACGGTAGGCTGACTTAATAAATCTAAACAAAGCAGCGTTCATCACAGACTTTCGCCTTCCTATTTCTTTCTAAATTGATAAATTCGGTTTCTGGTCATCAGGAATAAATTCTTAATTGATTTATCCTGGAATAGAAACCTAAACGGTTGATGGTTTTCTTGGCAGACTGTCCAGAATCCTTAAACAAGGGAGTTCTGCTATTCTGGGGTTCCATTGGCTCACGGTCAAGATTGACTGGGGAATGGAACCGAAACAAATCTTATCGGCATATTTCTGGATTTGCTACATATACTTCAGGGATTCTGAGCAAAGTTTTTGCGCGATCCCTTTAATCTTAGCAGAACTTTTTCCGGTAATTAACGAAATCATAGCGTTATGACCAGAAGGAGTAGGTAAAGACTCTCCGGGGAGCATTTTAATCTTTCGAGCAATAATCGAGCAATAATATTTAATTTACATTTCCGTGACTGATGTTCCAGGAATTATCGGCATTAGCATACAAGCAAAGGTTTTTAATTTCTGGCAAAAGCGGATTTGATGGGAGGCGATCGCCTCCCATATCCCCGGCAATAAGCTTTTGCTGTTTCCTGTCATCACATCCTCAAGACTCAAAAGAGAATCTACAGGTTTCTGGCTGAGGCATTCGACCAGGAGAAGGCAGACCCTTCTCCTGAATCTAATCTATCCGGCAATTAGTTTAAACCCAGCCAAGACAGGACACCTTGACCTGTCAGATACTCGATGACTACAGTCAAAACAAAGCCAATCATCGCCGCTCGACCGTTCAAGCGTTCGGCATAATCGTTAAAGCCAAATTTTGGATCGGCCAATTTGGGAGTGGTAGTGGGTTGGGGTTGTGTCATGGTGCTTTGATAATTTGATAAATTTACAAATCTTTACGTTTTCCTGTAATCCATTGTAAATACCAGGTGGCCAACGTCAACTACTTTTGACCAAAAGAAGGGCAGGGAGTGGGGGTGCGGGGGGGCAGGGGTGCAGGGGAAGCCGCCGTCGTGTAGGGTGTAGGGTGTAGGGTGTAGGGTGTAGGGGAAGAGAGGATGCATAGGATGCATAGGATGCATAGGATGCATAGGATGCATAGGATGCATAGGATGCATAGGAAAATTCTCTATTCTCTTTTCTCTATTCTCTTTTCTCTCTTCCCCCCACACCGATGGCGGCCGATGGCGGCCGATGGCGGCCCCACAGTCCCCAGCGCTAACCCGATGCTTTCTTCCGGGTGGTGGACTTGGAGGTGGACTTGGAGGTGGACTTGGTGGTGGACTTGCTCTTACCTTTACCGTTGTTGGCTTTGGAGGTTGCCCCCTTGCTGGCCAATAACTTGCTGGCCAATAATTCCACCGCTTGAGCCAGGGTTACATTTTCCATCGGTTGATCTTTCGGGATAGAAACATTGGTTTTCCCGTGGTTGATATAGGCACCATAAGAGCCGTCATAGATATTCACGGGTTCCCCGTCCGCAGGATGTTCTCCCAGTTCCCGCAAAGGTTTTTTGCTGGTGCTGGTTTTGCTGTTTTTACTCCGTTTTGGCTCCGCCAAGAGTTCTAAAGCGCGGCTGAGGTCAATGGTTAAGACATCATCTCCGGCTTTGAGGGAGCGATAATCTTTGCCTTCTTTTCCTTGGTCGTGAACGACATAAGGGCCAAATCTGCCCAATGCCGCTGTAATTTTGGCGCCAGTTTCCGGATGATCGCCCAGATGTCGGGGGAGAGACAGTAAATTCAAGGCATCTTCCAGGGTTAGGTTTTCCACAGTCATACCTTTGGGCAAAGAACTGCGCTTGGGTTTTTTGTTTTCCTCACTGGCTTCCCCAAGTTGCACATAAGGCCCATACTTGCCCAGCATCACATAGACGGGTAAGCCGGTGGTGGGGTCAATGCCCAATTGTTCGGGGCCGGTGGTTTTTTGCCGCAGCAATATCTCAATTTGTTCAGGATTGAGGTCAGCGGGGGTTAATTCATGGGGCAGTGAAGCGGTGACGACGCCATCGCCATTTTCGGCCTCGATGTAAGGCCCGTAACGACCAATGCGGACTTTGGCATTGATGCTTTCTAGTTCGACGGTGCGAGCGCTTTGGGGTTCTATCTGGTCTTCTTGTTGTTTGACTTGGGTGGATAGTCCCTGTTCACCACAGTAAAATTCCCGCAAGTAGGGCACCCAGTCGGCCAGCCCGGTAGAAATTTCGTCTAGAGTTTGTTCCATGCGGGCGGTGAATTTGGTATCGACTAATTCGGGAAAATATTTTTCCAGCAAATTTGTCACCGCAAAGGCGGTGAAGGTGGGGACTAGGGCGTTGTTTTTCAGTTGGGCATAGCCTCTGTCGATGATGGTGCCGATGATGCTGGCGTAGGTACTGGGACGACCAATGCCTTCGCTTTCTAGGGTTTTGACCAGGGCGGCTTCGGTGTAACGGGCGGGGGGCTGGGTTTCATGCCCGATCGCCTCTAAGTTTTGGCACTCTGGGCGATCGCCCACTTTCAGGCTGGGCAAAATGATTTCCTGATTTTCTAACGCCGCATCCGGGTCATCGGATCCTTCCACATAAGCCCGCAAAAAGCCGGGAAAAGAAATCCGTTTTCCCGTGGCGCGAAATACCGCGTCATCAACTTGTAAATCAACGGTGACAAAGGTTTGGCGAGCATCGGCCATTTGAGAGGCTACGGTACGCTTCCAAATTAAGTCATAGAGTTTCAGTTCGCGATCGCTCAACCCTGTCTCCTGGGGAGTGCGGAAATAGCTGCCCGCAGGACGGATGGCTTCGTGGGCTTCTTGGGCGCCTTTGGTATTAGTAGCGTATTGCCGAGGTTTAGGACTGAGATATTCTTTACCGTATTTTTGTTGGACACAATCGCGGGCAGCCGCGATCGCTTGTTCCGATAGATGCACGGAATCTGTCCGCATATAAGTAATATAACCCTGCTCATATAAATTCTGGGCTGTCCGCATGGTTTCCCTGGCGGAAAGCCTGAGTTTGCGGTTGGCCTCTTGTTGCAAGGTAGAAGTAGTAAACGGCGGCGACGGCTTGCGGATCGTCGGTCGTTCTTCCACATTAATCACCGTCCAAGGCTTTTGGCTCAGTCGGGCTTGCAAATCTAAAGCTTCCTGTTCATTCAGCAGCACCACCTGACGGCCTGCGGCAATTTGGCCGGTCGCTTCATCAAAATCGCTACCCGTGGCAAGTTTCGTCCCTTTCAGGCTGATTAACTTGGCCTCAAACGGACTATTTGCTTGCACCATATTGGCTTTTAAGTCCCAGTAGGTTCCCTGGCGAAAGGCCAACCGTTGCCGTTCACGCACCACCAGCAACCGGACCGATACCGATTGCACCCGGCCTGCGGACAAGCCACTGGTAATTTTTTTCCAGAGTAACGGAGAGAGGGTATAACCCACGAGGCGATCGAGAATGCGCCTGGTTTCTTGAGCATGAACCAGTTGATCGTCGATGTCTCGACAATTTTTCAGGGCTTCCCGGATAGCCTCTTGGGTGATCTCGTGAAACACCATTCGCTTGACCGGGACTTTCGGCTGGAGTAGCTGGAGTAAATGCCAGCTAATACTCTCTCCTTCTCGGTCTTCGTCCGTGGCCAGAATCAATTCTGACGCACCTTTGAGGGCTTCTTTGAGTTCTTTGACGATTTTCTTTTTGTCTTTGGGAACCACATAAATGGGTTCAAAATCACCATCCACATTCACCCCAAGCGCTGCCCAGGGTTGACCTTTCACTGAGGCGGGAATTTCGCTTGCGGACTGGGGAAGATCCCGGACGTGCCCCATAGAAGCCTCCACCACATAATCCGAGGGGAGGTAATTGCGAAT encodes:
- a CDS encoding exopolyphosphatase, producing MSTNDRKYRLVTRSDFDGLVCAVLLKELDMIDDIKFVHPKDMQDGKIEVTDRDITTNLPYLEGVHLAFDHHASETIRNEQIQDNHIIEPNAPSAARVVYNYYGGKETFPSISDEMMEAVDKSDSAKFEKHEVLDPENWVLLNFIMDARTGLGRFKNFRISNYQLMMELIEYCKNHSIQQILSLPDVKERIELYFEQSVPFKEQLKRCSKVYKNLVILDLRNEEVIYAGNRFMIYALYPQCNISIHLMWGLKQQNTVFAVGKSIFNRSSNTNIGKLMLKYGGGGHANAGTCQVDNDQAEEVKEELIRQINADG
- a CDS encoding WD40 repeat domain-containing protein, whose protein sequence is MTQHPKKKTRSGRNRLILFSFSLFCTLIPIYLGQLPLYASPPQTLTQESAWGNIQLVRTLESRHKTAVESLVFTPNGEMLISGGGRNDPIIHLWTVRNGKHRGQLKGHQARVLSMAIAPDGKTLVSGGEDSLINLWDLEKRQLIRTFASHSSHVMALAITPNGQNLISGGLDGLKIWNLQQQVFIETLLRLNPIYSVAVDPRGRLLVTGGKNGEITLWDAQPDCTETLGCFVPRANPHEGSFKGHTDAISALAFTPNGEYLVSGSYDQGIKLWQMDTGEMRSLGEHLGPIHTLAISPDGNTLASASRDGLKLWNLRSGELLHRISPTVDAVQAVAFSPDGTMLATGGDNNTIQIWRWSSGTPSN
- a CDS encoding heavy metal-responsive transcriptional regulator, with amino-acid sequence MLRIPDVERLKRLKIGEVANQSGLPVKTIRYYEEIGLLAPTVKRSATGYRLFDHHVLNRLAFIKRSQSFGLSLNDIKAILNIHDQGQLPCGEVKQLVQQKLAEITDQIEALETLRGELQGLLSGWQDLPSADRIARTICPNIQSNE
- a CDS encoding chlorophyll a/b-binding protein, which encodes MTQPQPTTTPKLADPKFGFNDYAERLNGRAAMIGFVLTVVIEYLTGQGVLSWLGLN
- the topA gene encoding type I DNA topoisomerase, whose amino-acid sequence is MSKLVIVESPTKARTIRNYLPSDYVVEASMGHVRDLPQSASEIPASVKGQPWAALGVNVDGDFEPIYVVPKDKKKIVKELKEALKGASELILATDEDREGESISWHLLQLLQPKVPVKRMVFHEITQEAIREALKNCRDIDDQLVHAQETRRILDRLVGYTLSPLLWKKITSGLSAGRVQSVSVRLLVVRERQRLAFRQGTYWDLKANMVQANSPFEAKLISLKGTKLATGSDFDEATGQIAAGRQVVLLNEQEALDLQARLSQKPWTVINVEERPTIRKPSPPFTTSTLQQEANRKLRLSARETMRTAQNLYEQGYITYMRTDSVHLSEQAIAAARDCVQQKYGKEYLSPKPRQYATNTKGAQEAHEAIRPAGSYFRTPQETGLSDRELKLYDLIWKRTVASQMADARQTFVTVDLQVDDAVFRATGKRISFPGFLRAYVEGSDDPDAALENQEIILPSLKVGDRPECQNLEAIGHETQPPARYTEAALVKTLESEGIGRPSTYASIIGTIIDRGYAQLKNNALVPTFTAFAVTNLLEKYFPELVDTKFTARMEQTLDEISTGLADWVPYLREFYCGEQGLSTQVKQQEDQIEPQSARTVELESINAKVRIGRYGPYIEAENGDGVVTASLPHELTPADLNPEQIEILLRQKTTGPEQLGIDPTTGLPVYVMLGKYGPYVQLGEASEENKKPKRSSLPKGMTVENLTLEDALNLLSLPRHLGDHPETGAKITAALGRFGPYVVHDQGKEGKDYRSLKAGDDVLTIDLSRALELLAEPKRSKNSKTSTSKKPLRELGEHPADGEPVNIYDGSYGAYINHGKTNVSIPKDQPMENVTLAQAVELLASKLLASKGATSKANNGKGKSKSTTKSTSKSTSKSTTRKKASG